Below is a genomic region from Dechloromonas denitrificans.
GGGAAGAATCAAGGTCAGCGTGGTCAGGGCGGCCAGCACGGAAAGGGCCGAACTGGTTCCCTCGACCCGGAAGGAAACAAAACGGTGGCGGATGGCGCCGGCCAGCAGGCACAAGCCGATCACGCCATTGCAGATGATCATGACCGTGGCGAAGACGGTATCGCGAGCCAGTGCGGCGACGTCTGACCCGCCGGAGAGCATCATCGAAACGATCAGGGACACTTCAATGACGGTGACCGCCAGTGCCAGGACCAGCGTCCCCAAGGGTTCGCCGACGCGGTGGGCAATCACTTCGGCATGAAAGACGGCGACCAGGACGGTCGCGATCAACACGCCGGAAACGGCCAGCAGCATCATCCAGCCCAGCGCCTGTCCCCAGCTGGCGGCCAGCAAGGCGCAAGCAGCAAGCGGCGTGGCAACGGTACTCGGCGGCAGGCCAAGGAGGGTTGGGCGGGGCATGGTCAGTCATTCCAGAGCAGTGGCAGAGGCTTGATGATAAACGATGCCATCCTCTTTGGACTGCTGCGGTCAACCCGGCTTCTGGCCGGCAAATGCCGGATCGGCCATACGAAACGTTACACGGATGGTCTTGAGCTTTGCCCGAGCCTGCCCCATATTGATCGCATTGATTTTGTTACCGGGAGCGTTCCGCCATGAAATTTCGCCTGTTTGTCCTGATTGCCATGATTAGCTCGCTGCTTTCAGGCTGTGGCTATAACCAGATACTGACCAATGACGAGGGCGTCAATGCCGCCTGGTCCGAGGTGCTCAACCAGTACAAGCGGCGGGCCGATCTGGTGCCCAATCTGGTCTCCATCGTCCAGGGCTACGCGGCCCACGAGAAGGAAGTCCTGACCCGGGTGACCGAAGCGCGCGCCAGCGTTGGCGGCATCAAGGCGACGCCGGAGCTGGTCAATGATGAAGCCGCCTTTGCCAAGTTCCAGAAAGCCCAGGGCGAATTGTCCAGCGCACTGAGTCGTTTGCTGGTGGTTTCCGAAAATTACCCGCAACTCAAGGCCGATGCCAATTTCCGCGATCTGCAGGCGCAGATCGAAGGGACTGAAAACCGTATC
It encodes:
- a CDS encoding LemA family protein → MKFRLFVLIAMISSLLSGCGYNQILTNDEGVNAAWSEVLNQYKRRADLVPNLVSIVQGYAAHEKEVLTRVTEARASVGGIKATPELVNDEAAFAKFQKAQGELSSALSRLLVVSENYPQLKADANFRDLQAQIEGTENRIAVARNRYIKAVQEYNISVRTFPNNLTAMVMGWKAKANFTVDDEKAISSAPKIDFNTPKPAAAQ